Part of the Triticum urartu cultivar G1812 chromosome 2, Tu2.1, whole genome shotgun sequence genome, ATATCTCTGTGACTAATAGAGGTAGAGAAGTGAAGGAGGATATATATACTGATAACTTCATGGGTATGCAGTGGTCTAACTGCTAATTAACTTCACATATATGGCATGGTCTGACTGTTGCCTGCATGTaatgtgtgcatgcatgcatgatcCGCATGACCTCTCCATTTCATGAACGTGTGTAGGAGGGAGGGGGAGTTAATTGGTCGAGAATTCAAGATATAGCAGTATCTTGTTTCTTTGTTGAATTTAAATAAAATTTTCATGAGACGTTTCATTTATGTGGATTTTTCCACAGTTTGTAGACACTTCTATATATTGAAAATTATTATGGTCCGCCATGAGTACTTCATGCAGGAGTATGGAGTACATTTTCGAGAGGGTTGACAAAAGTGGCAAGAGTAGGCACTAGGGCTTTCCTACCGGGCTTCACCTCTTCGCACAAAAAGAACCATTCATAATAAAGATAAATTGGGATCCCAAAAATAATTGAAATCCTGAAGGGTCATGATCCTAATTTCCAAAATAATGATAATTGCCTGCGGGCACATCACCACCGCCTCCACCGGGCATGGCCATCAATGTCCCGGTAGGTATCATAGTGCTACGATACTACTTCCTCCGTCTCAGTTTACAAGTCCTATGCGTATACCCTGTAAACTGAGAGAGAGGGGGTAATAAGATTCGGCTATTTGTGAACCTACAATTCGGATATTATTTGGACCGTCTAGTATCTCAATATCGACAACCTTGCCTCTGACTACATGCAATAGCTTTGGGATTGCAAGCCAATGGTATTATGATCCCAATTAGCTTTGTAGCATATTACAACTATTTTTTAACAATTAGAAAAGGAATCTCCCTTGCTTTTTTTCAGGTAAACATGGAGCCACATCGTATCATGTAGGGAGCCATGTTCATGGAGTAGGAGATCCAAAAACTCTCTTGCTGATTGGAGTCTTCAGACCATGATCCTGGTAATGACGTATTCGAGAACAAGTACATCCCCAACCCATGTTTACTTGTTGAAGGTGTTAGACCGACCATGCATTGGGGATGATAATCCGTGGTTCGACCTTTGGTTGGACCCATCAATGTTGACGTAGGTGCGGCaattccttcttgaaggcatTGTCTAGGATTAGAAtacttttattttctttttgacTAACAAGTTGTGTACTTTTTGGTGGAGCGCTACGCATCGACTTCCGCCGCCTCGCGAGCCACTGGATCAAATGCAGGTTGGTCATTAGATTGAGCTGCTAGCTTTGCAATAAGCATGATGTTGCGTTAAGATGTTTGCAATAGAGTTCACATTGCAGAACTTTTGCAACAGAGGTATTGTTGCAGAAGTTGTTCTGCAACGAAGCTAATGTTGTGGAATTTTTTATCATTACGGAAGAAGGTTTTACAACATCACTCATGTTGCAGaaatctttcttgcaatagggAGAATGTTTCAAAAGAGTCCGGCAACGGCGCTGTCTGCAACAGGGGGCGGGTTGTGAAAATGCTTCTGAAATACATGTCAAGTTGCAGAAAAGTGAAGTAACGGAGGTTGGCTCCTGACCACCTGATCAATAAAAGATCTGACGGCTAgggaggtggtcgacgtgagCGGATAGATCCGCCGGGTGAACACAAGTGTTTCCCTACTTTTTGTTGGGTCCCTGTTGTTCGATATGTTAAATATGGTACATGTCAAAGAAGACGACAATCACGAGGCAAGTTCAATAAGCTGGCCTTAggttattttcctttttcttgtgtATGTCGTTTGTTTGACATTAATGTATGGCATTGCTCTATAAGTAATACTAATAGTTATTTtggaaataggaaaaaaaacatgTCAACAGAACTAGTAAAGGCCGTTCCGAAAATTGGAAAATAGGAAAGTGGAATGTTCATATGAATGCACAAAGCAGGAGAATTAAATACAAGCTATGTTTTTGGGCATCGACAAGAAAACACCACCCACGATTTTGTTAGAATATAAACTTTGGGATAGCTTTATTGGATTCTGGTTTTGGCTACCGATTAGAGTTGCTCTTAGGTGTGCAAAATAAAAACATGGCCACAAAATTAATTCTGAAAAAACACATATAGATTGCTTCTTGTGCGTGCATATCGTTTAGAAATTAGTACATATCTAATAAAGGGAAATGGCTACACGGAAAGTATGGTCAGTTCACATACGAGGACAATCACGTGCAAATAATAGagagccacatatatataggggcggCATCACCGGCTTCCGCGCATAAATACCACAATGCATGCATGCACTCCATTGATACAACAACTCACAAACCTCACAACAATACCGAGAAAAATTGCGAGATTTCATACCGAGATGGCCTCcttttcctctgcctctgtgctCGCTCTGACGATCATGACGGTGCTCGTCACCGGTGCCCGGTGCAGCACCTCGAGCAAGGTTGGCTTCGCActcacgaagggctccacccccACCAATCTCATTGTGGCCGCCAAGTCCTTTGGCGGCACTGCCGATGACTTCTCCAAGATGCAGGTCAAGGGGCAGGGCTCGGATAAGTGGATTGACATGAGCAATGCGGGGAGCTCTGGCAAGGGGAACTCCGTCTGGAAGGCCGTATCCTCTACCCCACTCAAGGCCCCTCTCGCCATCCGTTATCAGACAAAGCAGGGCACGACTGTTGTGAATGACGACGCCATTCATTCATTTTAGAAGATTTGTATATCCATATTGCGCAACCTAAGGGTACTCTTTGCTCATTGTTTCTCTACCTTTCATAATTTTGACCTACATGCTAATGTGATGATCATCTTCCCAGGACAAGGAAAGGTGTAGCAGAAAACATATTCCCTTTTTCGAATGCCCTAGTTTCATGGCATGTCTTCCATGACATGTGAATGTACATCAGAAAACAGGACTACATGTATTTAGGAACTACTCCCTCCGTAGCGCTgcaaaaatgtcttatattttCGTACAGAGGTAGTATATCACATGCCTATGCAGAGATTGTATTTTGGAGATGCATTTGTACTGGATGTGCTACTTTATTTTTTCCCTTTTGATCCCACA contains:
- the LOC125534602 gene encoding pollen allergen Lol p 2-A-like gives rise to the protein MASFSSASVLALTIMTVLVTGARCSTSSKVGFALTKGSTPTNLIVAAKSFGGTADDFSKMQVKGQGSDKWIDMSNAGSSGKGNSVWKAVSSTPLKAPLAIRYQTKQGTTVVNDDAIHSF